The Pseudomonas sp. Marseille-Q3773 DNA window GTAACGAAGGCCGTCTTCGTTGAGCACGCCGTCCTCATCGACCACGATGGCATTCTCGACACTGCCACCCAGCGCAAGGTTGTGCTTGCGCAGGTATTCGATGTCACGCATGAAACCGAAAGTACGCGCGCGGCTGACTTCCTTCACGAACGAGGTGCTGGAAAAGTCGACGCTGGCGCTCTGGGTCCGGTTGCGAAGCACCGGGTGATCGAAGTCGATCTCGAAGCTCACCTTGAACCCGTCGAAAGGCAGGAAAGTGGCGCGCTTGTCGCCCTCTTCCACGGTAACCTCGCGCAGGATGCGGATGAACTTCTTGGCTGCGTCCTGTTCTTCCAGGCCGGCAGACTGAATCAGGAATACAAAGGGTCCGGCGCTGCCATCCATGATCGGCACTTCCGAGGCGGAGAGCTCGACGTAGGCGTTATCGATGCCCAGGCCCGCCATGGCGGAGAGCAGGTGCTCGACCGTATCGACCTTGACGTCACCGTTGACCAGCGTCGTCGACATGGTTGTCTCGCCGACGTTGGCCGCGCGCGCCGGGATTTCGACCACAGGGTCGAGGTCGGCGCGGCGGAAGACGATGCCGGTGTCAACAGGTGCAGGCTTGAGGGTCAGGTAAACCTTCTCCCCGGAGTGCAGGCCGACACCTGTGGCACGGATGGTATTCTTCAGGGTGCGTTGTTTAATCATGGCATTGGCCGCTTCAGCGCAAATTGCGAACAGGTATCAACAAAGGCTGGGGATGATAACAGACCCAACCTTTGATGAATACCAATCACCTTTATACCCCTGATAAATTCCATTAATCAGCCTGGCGACGCAGGAATGCCGGGATATCGAGGTAGTCCAGGTCGTCCTGCGGGTTGAGTTTAGCCGCTGCAGCAGCGCCTGCATGGGCCTGGTTGCGCATCACGGTCGGGCGCTCCAGGTCGCGGTAGTTGACCGCAGGCTGCTCCTGGCGAACCGGCGCCGGGTTGGATGCTTCATACGCCTGCTGGGCAGTCTGCAGGGTATTGTCGACCACCTTCACAGGCTTCTCGATGCGCGCGCCCAGGCCAGTGGCCACTACGGTCACGTGCAGCTCGTCACGCATGTCCGGGTCGATCACCGTGCCGACCTTGACCATGGCATGGTCGGAGGCGAAGGCTTCGATGATGCTACCCACGTCGGAGTACTCACCCAGCGACAGGTCCGGGCCGGCGGTGATGTTGACCAGGATGCCGCGGGCGCCCTGCAGGTTGACGTCTTCCAGCAGCGGGTTGCGGATGGCCGCTTCGGTCGCTTCGCGCGCACGGTTCGGGCCGCTGGCGCAGCCGGTACCCATCATGGCCATGCCCATTTCACCCATCACGGTGCGCACGTCGGCGAAGTCGACGTTGATCATGCCCGGGCGCTTGATGATGTCGGAAATACCGCGCACCGCACCGGCGAGAACGTCGTCAGCCTTGGCGAAGGCGGACAGCAGGCTGGCATCCTTGCCCAGGATGGTCAGCAGCTTCTCGTTGGGGATGGTGATCAGCGAGTCGACGCTTTCGGCCAGCATGCGGATGCCTTCATCGGCGATCTGCATGCGCTTGCGGCCTTCGAACGGGAACGGACGGGTCACCACGGCAACGGTGAGAATGCCCATTTCCTTGGCCACTTCGGCGATGATCGGCGCAGCACCTGTACCGGTACCGCCGCCCATGCCAGTGGTGATGAACACCATGTTGGTGCCCTGCAACACTTCAGCGATGCGCTCACGGTCTTCCAGCGCGGCCTGGCGGCCGACTTCCGGGTTGGCACCGGCACCCAGGCCCTTGGTCACGCCAGTGCCCAATTGCAGGATGGTGCGCGCGCCGATGTTTTTCAGCGCCTGGGCATCGGTGTTGGCGCAAATGAACTCCACGCCTTCGATGCTGCTCTTGACCATGTGGTTGACGGCGTTGCCGCCACCACCGCCAACGCCGATCACCTTGATGACCGGGCTTTGCGGGACGTTGTCTACGAGCTCGAACATTTTCCCTCTCCTTACAGTTCTCTAGTTGTCGCGCCTACCACTACTGCTTTGAAACTTAGAAGTTGCCCTGGACCCAGCGCTTGAAGCGTTCAAGCACCGGAGCCTTCGGTTCATCGCCATAGCTGTTGTTGCTGCTGTTACCGGTCAGGGGCAGGTCTTCGGTCTGCTTCTGCAGGCCGTAGGTGAGCAAGCCCACGCCGGTGGAATAGATCGGGTTGCGAACCACGTCGCTCAGCCCCCGAACGCTGTGCGGCACGCCCAGGCGTACCGGCATGTGGAAGATTTCCTCGGCCAGCTCCACGGCGCCTTCCATCTTCGCGGTGCCGCCGGTGAGGACGATGCCGGCCGGCACCAGGTCCTCGTAGCCGCTGCGGCGCAGCTCGGCCTGGATCAGGGTGAAGAGCTCGTCGTAACGCGGCTCCACCACCTCGGCCAGGGCCTGGCGCGACAGCTCGCGCGGTGGGCGGTCGCCCACGCTCGGCACCTTGATGGTCTCGCCGGCACCGGCCAGCTTGGCCAAGGCGCAGGCGTAGCGGATCTTGATTTCTTCGGCGTACTGGGTCGGCGTGCGCAGGGCCATGGCGATGTCGTTGGTCACCTGGTCGCCAGCGATCGGGATCACCGCGGTGTGACGAATCGCGCCCTCGGTGAAGATGGCGATATCGGTGGTGCCGCCGCCGATGTCCACCAGGCACACGCCCAGCTCTTTTTCATCGTCGGTCAGCACCGAGTAGGCCGAGGCCAGCTGCTCGAGGATGATGTCGTCGATCTCCAGGCCACAGCGGCGTACGCACTTCTCGATGTTCTGCGCCGCGTTGACCGCACAGGTGACCACATGGACCTTGGCTTCCAGACGCACGCCAGACATACCCAGCGGCTCGCGCACGCCTTCCTGGTTGTCGATCACGTAGTCCTGCGGCAGGGTGTGCAGCACCCGCTGGTCAGCCGGGATGGCGACGGCCTGGGCGGCATCGAGCACACGTTCCAGGTCAGCCAGGCTGACCTCGCGGTCGCGAATGGCGACGATGCCGTGGGAGTTCAGGCTGCGGATGTGGTTGCCGGCCACGCCAACGAACGCCGAGTGGATGCGGCAGCCGGCCATCAGTTGCGCTTCTTCGACAGCGCGCTGGATCGACTGCACGGTGGACTCGATGTTAACCACCACGCCTTTTTTCAGGCCGCGGGACGGATGGGTACCGATCCCGACGATTTCCAGGGTGCCGTCCTCGCCCACTTCGCCCACCAGCGCCACCACCTTGGAGGTGCCGATGTCCAGCCCGACGATCATTTTGCCGCTATGCGCGTTTGCCATGGTCCTGCCTCTCTCTAATTCTTCGCAACGGCGGGTTGGGCCGTCGTCGGTGCAATCGGTTCCCGCCATCCAACGGCAAGTCCGTTGGCGTATCGCAGATCGATGCGGGCGATGTTGGTGATCTGCTCTTTAAGGGTCTTGTCGTAAATGGCAATGAAACGGCGCATCTTCTCCACCAGATGGTCGCGCCCCAACAGCAGCTCGATACCCGGCCCGGCGCTGCTAGCACCGGTGGTCAGGAACCAGCTGCCTCGCTCGCGCAGCTCCAGGCGAGCGATGGAAAAGCCCAAGGGGCGCAGCATCTGGCTCAATACCTGATACTGCTGCATGACTTGTTGCTGCGCACGCTGCGGCCCGGCCAGCTGCGGCAGGTGCTCGTAGTTGGCCAGTTCGCGCGGGGTGAAGGCCTGGCCCTGGTTG harbors:
- the ftsZ gene encoding cell division protein FtsZ; the protein is MFELVDNVPQSPVIKVIGVGGGGGNAVNHMVKSSIEGVEFICANTDAQALKNIGARTILQLGTGVTKGLGAGANPEVGRQAALEDRERIAEVLQGTNMVFITTGMGGGTGTGAAPIIAEVAKEMGILTVAVVTRPFPFEGRKRMQIADEGIRMLAESVDSLITIPNEKLLTILGKDASLLSAFAKADDVLAGAVRGISDIIKRPGMINVDFADVRTVMGEMGMAMMGTGCASGPNRAREATEAAIRNPLLEDVNLQGARGILVNITAGPDLSLGEYSDVGSIIEAFASDHAMVKVGTVIDPDMRDELHVTVVATGLGARIEKPVKVVDNTLQTAQQAYEASNPAPVRQEQPAVNYRDLERPTVMRNQAHAGAAAAAKLNPQDDLDYLDIPAFLRRQAD
- the ftsA gene encoding cell division protein FtsA yields the protein MANAHSGKMIVGLDIGTSKVVALVGEVGEDGTLEIVGIGTHPSRGLKKGVVVNIESTVQSIQRAVEEAQLMAGCRIHSAFVGVAGNHIRSLNSHGIVAIRDREVSLADLERVLDAAQAVAIPADQRVLHTLPQDYVIDNQEGVREPLGMSGVRLEAKVHVVTCAVNAAQNIEKCVRRCGLEIDDIILEQLASAYSVLTDDEKELGVCLVDIGGGTTDIAIFTEGAIRHTAVIPIAGDQVTNDIAMALRTPTQYAEEIKIRYACALAKLAGAGETIKVPSVGDRPPRELSRQALAEVVEPRYDELFTLIQAELRRSGYEDLVPAGIVLTGGTAKMEGAVELAEEIFHMPVRLGVPHSVRGLSDVVRNPIYSTGVGLLTYGLQKQTEDLPLTGNSSNNSYGDEPKAPVLERFKRWVQGNF
- the lpxC gene encoding UDP-3-O-acyl-N-acetylglucosamine deacetylase; translated protein: MIKQRTLKNTIRATGVGLHSGEKVYLTLKPAPVDTGIVFRRADLDPVVEIPARAANVGETTMSTTLVNGDVKVDTVEHLLSAMAGLGIDNAYVELSASEVPIMDGSAGPFVFLIQSAGLEEQDAAKKFIRILREVTVEEGDKRATFLPFDGFKVSFEIDFDHPVLRNRTQSASVDFSSTSFVKEVSRARTFGFMRDIEYLRKHNLALGGSVENAIVVDEDGVLNEDGLRYEDEFVKHKILDAIGDLYLLGNSLIGEFKGFKSGHALNNQLLRKLIAETDAWEVVTFEDASTAPISYMRPVAAV